The DNA sequence TCGGCCGGTGAGTGTCCCGCACCCGCCGATCTGGATCGGCGGCAACACCGCGGCCGCGCGGACCCGGGTGGCCGCGCACGGCCAGGGCTGGTGCCCCTTCCGCGCGCCCGCGATGCTGGCGCAAACCGCGCGTACCGCTGCACTGGAGTCGCCGGCCGACCTCGCCGCCGGCATCGGCGACCTACGACGCCGCCTGGAGGAGGCGGGCCGCGACCCGTCGACGGTCGATGTCACCTTCACCAACCACGCGGGCGGTACCCCCGGTGCCGACGATTTCGATGCCGACGCGTTCCTCGAGGGAGTCGCTCAGCTCACCGAGCTCGGCGTGACGTGGGTCCAGGTCGGTGTGCCCGGAGACAGCCTGGCGCACGCCCTGGAGGCGATCGAGCAGTTCGGCACCGACGTCATCGCCCGCCGGTGAGCCCGGCCGTCGCGCTCACGAACCAGAGAGCCGAACCAGTGTCTTGCCGATGTTCACACCGGTGAACAAGCCGTTGAGTGCGTCGACGCAGGATCCGATGCCCTCGAAGATGTGCTCGCGGTGCACCAACAGCCCCTGCTCCTCCCACCGGCGCAGCGCGGCGAAGGCCTCGTCGAAGCGGCCCCACTCGTCGAGCGCATTGAACCCCTGCATCAGTGCCGTCTTGGCGAGCAGGTTGACGTAGTTGGCCGGTCCCGGGTGCTCACCGGTCAGATAGCTGGAGATCACCCCGCACAACACGACTCGCGCCTTGGGTGCCAGGCGCCCGAGCACGGCGTCCAGAATGGGGCCGCCCACGTTGTCGAAGTAGACGTCGACCCCCTTGGGGCAGTGCGTCTTCAGCGCCGAGGGCAGGTCGTCCTCGCGGTAGTCGATGCACGCGTCGAACCCGAAATCCTGCACCACCGCCCGGCACTTGTGTGCACCGCCGGCGATGCCCACCACCCGCGCTCCGGCGATCTTGGCGATCTGACCGGCCACCGAGCCGGTGGCGCCGGCCGCCGCGGAAACCACGACCGTCTCCCCGGCTCCGGGGCGTCCGATGCCCGTCATACCGAAGTATGCGGTGGCGCCGGTCGGCCCGTAGATCGACATCACCGCACGCTGGTCGACCTGATCGCCCGGGCCGGGCACGGGCGTCGTGAACAGGTCGTCACGCACGAGCGCGTACTCCTGGAAGCCGGTCAGTGTCGTCACGATGTCGCCGACAGAGTAGGCGTCGCAGCGTGTTTCGATGACTTCGCCGATACCGGCAGCGCGGATGACCTCGCCGAGCCCGACCGGCGGCAGGTAGCCGGGCTGATCGTCCAGCCACGTCCGGGCGGCGGCGTCGATCCCGACGTAGGTGGTGCGTACCAACGCCTCACCGTCGGCGGGACGAGGTGCCGCCGTGGTCACCAGCTCGGTGTCACCGGGCGCGACCAGCCCCCGGGGACGGCGGCGCAACAGGATCTGGCGATTCGTCAGCGTCGACACCAGCCGAACCTACGGCATCGCTGCCGACCGACGAAGTGCTTCTGTCCGAGAGTTCACGCCCACGATCAGAATGCGGCCTCGGGCAGGTCCATCAGCTCGGTGTCGACCGCGTCGACGATGGTGCGCAGCGCGGTCAGCGGCGGCAGCATGTTCGCCGTGAAAAACGCCGCGGTGGCGATCTTGCCCTCGTAGAACGCTGCGTCGGCGCGGCCGGGATCGGCCTCGAGCGCGGTGTGTGCGATGCGCGCCTGCTCGAGCAACCGCCAGCCGATCAACAGGTCGCCGACAGCCAGAAGCAGCCGCACCGAGACCAATCCCACCTTGTAGATCTCGCCTGGCTGCTCCGAGGCGCCCAGCAGGTAACCGGTGACGGTGCCGATCATCGCCTGAACGTCCTGCAGCGCGGTCGCCAGCAGGGCGGCCTGCGGCTTGAGGCGCCCGTCGCAGGCCTGGACCGTGTGGGCGATCTGGGCGGCGACATGGGCCAGCGCCTCGCCGCGGTCGCGGGCCACCTTGCGGAAGAAGAAGTCCATCGCCTGGATCGCCGTGGTGCCCTCGTAGAGCGAATCGATCTTGGCATCGCGGATGTACTGCTCGATCGGGTAGTCCTGCAAGAAACCGGATCCGCCCAGCGTCTGCAGCGATTCGGTCAGCATCTCGTAGGCCCGTTCGGAACCCACCCCTTTGACGATGGGCAGCAGCAAGTCGTCGACCCGGTGGGCCATGTCCGCGTCGGCGCCGGAAACATGCTGCGCCACATCGCTGTTCTGGTGGGCGGCAGCGTACATGTACAACGCTCGAAGTCCCTCGGCATACGACTTCTGGGTCATCAGCGAGCGGCGGACATCGGGGTGACGGATGATGGGCACCCTCGGCGCGGTCTTGTCGGTCATCTGGGTCAGATCGGCGCCCTGCACACGCTCCTTGGCGTACGCCAGCGCGTTGAGGTATCCGGTGGACAGCGTGCCGGCGGCCTTGACGCCGATCGTCATGCGCGCGTGCTCGATGACGGTGAACATCTGCGCTATCCCGCGGTGCACGTCGCCGACCAGATAGCCGACCGCGGGCCTGTCGTGCACGCCGAAGCTGAGCTCACACGTCGGCGAAGCCTTGAGGCCCATCTTGTGCTCCAGTCCGGTGGCGTACACCCCGTTGCGCTCACCGATCTCGAGGGTCTGCGGATCGAAGAGGAACTTGGGCACGTAGAACAGACTCAACCCCTTCGTGCCCGGCCCGGCGCCCTCAGGGCGCGCGAGCACGAGGTGGAAGATGTTCTCTGCGGTGTCGCCGACGTCGCCGCCCGAGATGAATCGCTTGACGCCCTCGATATGCCATGTTCCGTCGGGTTGGGCGATGGCCTTGGCGCGTCCGGCGCCGACATCGGAACCGGCGTCCGGCTCGGTCAGCACCATGGTGGCCGCCCAGCCCCGCTCCAGGCCTTCGGCCGCCCACCGGCGCTGCTGTTCGTTACCCTCGGCGGCGAGGGCGTGCGCCATCGCGGGGCCGAGCGCGTAGAAGAAGCCCACCGACGGATTGGCGCACAGCAGCATCTCGTTGATGGCCCAGGCCAAGGCTGCAGGCGCCGGAAGCCCACCGATCTCCTCGGCGATGCCGACCCGCCACCAGTCGGACTCCTTGACCGCGGCCACCGTGCGCGTGATCTCTTCGGACACCGAGATCGCATGGGTGGTGGGGTCGAAGGTCGGCGGATGGCGGTCGGCGTCGGCGAACGACGCTGCGATCGGGCCCTGTGCGAGGCGGGCCGCTTCGTCGAGCATGGTGCGCGCGGTGTCGGTGTCCAGGTCCCCGTAGCCGCCGCCGGCCAGGACGTCGCCCAGCGACAGCACCTCGAAAAGGTTGAACCCGATGTCCCGCACATTGGCGATGTAGTGGCTCGACGCGTGTGTCATAGCCCGGAGTGTGGCCGTCCAGCAAAGACGTACGCAACCGTAACCTGCGCAGACCTACGGTGACGCAACCGTAGGGTGCGAGGTCACCGAGGCATGTGATACCGGTCACGCCCCTGCGGCAGCTCGGCCTGCACGACGGCGCGATCGGCATCGAAGCTCACCATCGATGCGATCGGCGAACTCTCGGGCAGGGGGGCCTCGTAGCTCCACGCCACGTCGGGGACGACCATGTCACCGACCACCGCGCTCCAATAGGTCGCCCACCCCTTGTAGTTGCAGTATGTCGAGGTGTCCGAGCGCCGGAGGACGTCGGTACGCACGGCGTCGACGCTGACGTACAGCCGGGGTGCCAGCGATGTCTCGAACACGATCGTGGTGTCTGCGGTGTCGACCACGGTGA is a window from the Mycolicibacterium poriferae genome containing:
- a CDS encoding NADP-dependent oxidoreductase; this translates as MSTLTNRQILLRRRPRGLVAPGDTELVTTAAPRPADGEALVRTTYVGIDAAARTWLDDQPGYLPPVGLGEVIRAAGIGEVIETRCDAYSVGDIVTTLTGFQEYALVRDDLFTTPVPGPGDQVDQRAVMSIYGPTGATAYFGMTGIGRPGAGETVVVSAAAGATGSVAGQIAKIAGARVVGIAGGAHKCRAVVQDFGFDACIDYREDDLPSALKTHCPKGVDVYFDNVGGPILDAVLGRLAPKARVVLCGVISSYLTGEHPGPANYVNLLAKTALMQGFNALDEWGRFDEAFAALRRWEEQGLLVHREHIFEGIGSCVDALNGLFTGVNIGKTLVRLSGS
- a CDS encoding acyl-CoA dehydrogenase, with translation MTHASSHYIANVRDIGFNLFEVLSLGDVLAGGGYGDLDTDTARTMLDEAARLAQGPIAASFADADRHPPTFDPTTHAISVSEEITRTVAAVKESDWWRVGIAEEIGGLPAPAALAWAINEMLLCANPSVGFFYALGPAMAHALAAEGNEQQRRWAAEGLERGWAATMVLTEPDAGSDVGAGRAKAIAQPDGTWHIEGVKRFISGGDVGDTAENIFHLVLARPEGAGPGTKGLSLFYVPKFLFDPQTLEIGERNGVYATGLEHKMGLKASPTCELSFGVHDRPAVGYLVGDVHRGIAQMFTVIEHARMTIGVKAAGTLSTGYLNALAYAKERVQGADLTQMTDKTAPRVPIIRHPDVRRSLMTQKSYAEGLRALYMYAAAHQNSDVAQHVSGADADMAHRVDDLLLPIVKGVGSERAYEMLTESLQTLGGSGFLQDYPIEQYIRDAKIDSLYEGTTAIQAMDFFFRKVARDRGEALAHVAAQIAHTVQACDGRLKPQAALLATALQDVQAMIGTVTGYLLGASEQPGEIYKVGLVSVRLLLAVGDLLIGWRLLEQARIAHTALEADPGRADAAFYEGKIATAAFFTANMLPPLTALRTIVDAVDTELMDLPEAAF